A single window of Nyctibius grandis isolate bNycGra1 chromosome Z, bNycGra1.pri, whole genome shotgun sequence DNA harbors:
- the SHLD3 gene encoding shieldin complex subunit 3, with translation MEVVLHYRPHQRDLMKLQKFAEAAVKEFPIRQLPRFTPWFPHDLYRLPLKPKKRPPVISCEEAEEWKQLSTPSEYVTESPDYDCTKNLLEFQSNMKHGQTLIQAQTVHRPINLENQAEPPPNGKQKLKRSWSVSLPSPKLKEKILPLSQELQNNLERLKLHAFYRAKWTIEQSICNNQNLEDIWIKLNRLIKQNELPSCNATIQRSVGQIWIFCDILYCEYVRNILREKLSLTDKMNLIVHKFGIIFSL, from the coding sequence ATGGAAGTGGTCTTGCATTATCGACCACATCAGAGAGATCTAATGAAACTGCAGAaatttgcagaagcagcagtgaaggAGTTTCCCATTCGTCAGTTACCAAGATTTACACCCTGGTTTCCACATGATTTATACAGACTTCCCCTCAAACCAAAAAAGCGTCCACCTGTTATTTCTTGTGAGGAAGCAGAAGAATGGAAACAACTTTCTACACCTTCAGAATATGTTACAGAATCTCCTGATTATGACTGCACAAAAAACCTCCTTGAGTTTCAGTCTAACATGAAACATGGGCAGACTTTAATCCAAGCACAAACTGTTCACAGACCAATTAACTTGGAGAATCAAGCAGAACCGCCAcctaatggaaaacaaaaattgaaaaggTCTTGGAGTGTCTCTCTCCCTAGTCCTAAGCTTAAAGAAAAGATTCTTCCTTTATCTCAagaactgcaaaataatttggaaagaCTAAAACTGCATGCATTTTATAGAGCAAAGTGGACAATTGAACAGTCTATTTGTAATAATCAGAATTTGGAGGACATCTGGATAAAACTGAATAGACTCATCAAGCAGAATGAATTGCCGTCTTGCAATGCTACTATCCAAAGATCTGTGGGACAGATATGGATTTTCTGTGATATATTATATTGTGAATATGTTAGAAATATTCTTAGGGAAAAGCTAAGCCTTACTGATAAAATGAATTTGATTGTACATAAATTTGGAATTATATTTAGTTTATAA